The Micromonospora violae DNA segment AGGGGCGCGCTGACGGCGTAGATGTCCCGACCACTGGCCACGACGCGGCGGCGCTCGTCACCGCGACGCACGACGACGTCGACCGTGAACGTCTGCGCTGACCGGCCCTGCCCGTCGACCGCGACCGGTGCCGCCGCGGCGGCCAGGTCGGTGGCGGCGTCGACCGTCATGTACGTCTTCACCTCGGGGATGGCCAGGTGCCGGGGGATGGTGACGACGTCGGCCATGGTGAACTCGCCGAAAACGCTGCGGCGGCCCAGCGGCGCGGGGAAGTCCCAGTCCACAGTCGGCAGGTCCCCCGCGCAGTGGTACTCCAACCGGCCGCCGGTGTAACGGACCCGGCGACCATCACGACGCTCGCGGGAGACGACGCCGGCGGCGACCGTCCCGGCCGTCGGGTGCCAGCTGCTCAGTCCGTACGCGACGTGCGCCTCGTCGGCCGTCGTCCAGTCGCCCATCGCCGTCGTCGCGAGCAGGTCACCGAGCCCACCGAAGAAGGCCATCGCCGGGACCACCGCGACACCGGCGCTGCGGGCACGTTCGGTGAAGTGCGCGAACGTGTCCACGTTGGCCTCGATCTCGGCCGCCACGTCGACGTACGGGATCCGGGCGCGCAGCGCCGCCTCGATCACGCCGGCCGCTGTCGACGCGAACGGGCCGGCGCAGTTGATGACCGCGTCCGCGCCGATCAGCGCCGCGTCGAGCGAGGCCGGATCGTCGACCGACGCCACCCGGTAGGGGAGTGCCAGGGCGTCCAGCTTGTGCGGGTCACGGCCCACCGGCAGCACACCGAAACCGCGCTCGCGCAACTCCGCCACCACGAACCGCCCGGTGTGCCCGTACGCCCCGAAAACCGCGACGTTCTGACCCATCACTGCCCCCTCGAAAGATCGACTGGGACCAGCCTCCCGTGGCGGCCGACGGCCGACCAGTGTCGGGAACGCCAACCCCCGTACAGTTTCGGACATGGCCCTTGTCGCGATCGCCGCCACCGACGGCATGCTGCACTTCGAGCTGGCCCTGACCTGCGAGGTCTTCGCCCGCGACCCCTCCGGCCTGGCCGACCCCTGGTACGAGCTGGTGGTCTGCGGTCCCGGCCCGGCCCGGGTCGGCCGATTCCTGCTGGAACCCGACGACGGGTTGGACCGCCTCGCCCGCGCCGACACCGTGATCGTCCCGTCGATCGAGGACATCGACGCGGACGTATCCCCCGACCTGCTCGACGCGGTCCGCGCCGCCCACCGGGCGGGCGCCCGGATGGTCTCGCTGTGCACCGGGGCGTTCGTGCTGGCCGCCGCCGGGGTGCTCGACGGGTTGCGGGCCACCACGCACTGGGCCCACACCGAGGTGTTGGCCGCCCGCTACCCCCGGGTACGGGTCGACCCGGACGTGCTCTACGTCGACAACGGCACCGTGCTCGCCTCCGCCGGCAAGGCCGCCGCGATCGACCTGTGCCTGCACCTGATCCGCCGTGACCACGGCTCGACAGTCGCCAACGCCGTCGCCCGCCGCCTGGTCGTGCCACCGCACCGCGCCGGCGGACAGGCGCAGTACGTCACCACCCCGGTGCCCGCCCGCGACGACCACCCGCTCGCCGCACTGTTCCCCTGGGCGCTGGCCCGCCTGGACCAGCCGCTGACCGTCGAGGACCTGGCCCGGCAGGCGAACATGAGCTCCCGCAACCTGGCCCGCCACTTCCGGTCGGCCACCGGCACCACCCCCCTGCTGTGGCTGTCGACCCAGCGGATCCGCCGCGCGCAGGAGCTGTTGGAGAACACCGACGACAGCATCGACGCCATCGCCGAGGCGGCCGGCATGGGCACCGCCGCGACGCTGCGCCGACACTTCCACCGCACCGTCGGCGTGCCGCCGGACGCGTACCGGCGCACCTTCCGCGCCGTCCGGTGATCCCTAGCGCTGGTCGGGGCGTTGGCGGGCGAACGCGTCGCGCTTGCCCCACCGGCCGGGGATGTCCAGCAGCGCGATCCGCCCGAAGGCGGTGGGCAGCGCCGGGTCCACAGCCAGGTGGTCCTCGTGCGGGTTGATCCCGAGCATGGTGCGGATCAGCAGCATGGTGGCGCCGCTGGACCACGCCTGCGGACTGCCGGCGGTCGGGTAGCGGATCGGAAACCGGGTGGTGTCGCGGTCGAACCCGCCGAACGCCTCGGGTAGCCGACCCTCGAAGTAGGTGGCGGCCGACAGGATGCCCTCGGCGATGCGGGCCGCCTCGTTGGCGAACCCGTAACGGCGCAGACCCCAGGCGATGAACGAGTTGTCGAACGGCCAGACCGTGCCGTTGTGGTAGCCGAGCGGGTTGTACCGGCGCTGCCCCTCGGCGAACGTCCGCACCCCCCAACCGGAGAAGAGCGCCGGACCCATCAGATGCTCGACCAGCCGGGGTGCCCGCTCCGGCGGCACGATGCCGCTCCACAACAGGTGCCCGATGTTGGACGACAGGCTGTCCACGGGAGTGCCGTCGTGGTCGAGAGCGAGGGCGTAGAAGCCGCGGTCCTCCAGCCAGAAGTCCCGGTTGAACCGGTCGTACAGGGCCGCCGCCTCACTCTCCAGCCGTTCAGCGAAAGCAGGGTCACCCCACACGGTACGGGCCAGCCGAGCACCTCGGATCTTCGCGTCGTAGGCGTACCCCTGGGTTTCGCAGGTGGCCCTCGGGAAGCCCGGCAGCCGGCCGTCGGCGTAGGAGATGCTGTCCCAGGAGTCCTTCCAGCACTGGTTGTCCAGGCCGGTGGCGCGGTTGCGGCGCTGGTACCAGACGTAGCCGGTGGACGTCAGGTCCGCGTACTGGTCGATCCAGGCCAGGGCCGCGCGGGCCTCCT contains these protein-coding regions:
- a CDS encoding saccharopine dehydrogenase family protein, with protein sequence MGQNVAVFGAYGHTGRFVVAELRERGFGVLPVGRDPHKLDALALPYRVASVDDPASLDAALIGADAVINCAGPFASTAAGVIEAALRARIPYVDVAAEIEANVDTFAHFTERARSAGVAVVPAMAFFGGLGDLLATTAMGDWTTADEAHVAYGLSSWHPTAGTVAAGVVSRERRDGRRVRYTGGRLEYHCAGDLPTVDWDFPAPLGRRSVFGEFTMADVVTIPRHLAIPEVKTYMTVDAATDLAAAAAPVAVDGQGRSAQTFTVDVVVRRGDERRRVVASGRDIYAVSAPLAVEAVRRILDGETRTSGVASAGEMFDAPDFLRALSPAVSVSRGPLA
- a CDS encoding helix-turn-helix domain-containing protein, yielding MALVAIAATDGMLHFELALTCEVFARDPSGLADPWYELVVCGPGPARVGRFLLEPDDGLDRLARADTVIVPSIEDIDADVSPDLLDAVRAAHRAGARMVSLCTGAFVLAAAGVLDGLRATTHWAHTEVLAARYPRVRVDPDVLYVDNGTVLASAGKAAAIDLCLHLIRRDHGSTVANAVARRLVVPPHRAGGQAQYVTTPVPARDDHPLAALFPWALARLDQPLTVEDLARQANMSSRNLARHFRSATGTTPLLWLSTQRIRRAQELLENTDDSIDAIAEAAGMGTAATLRRHFHRTVGVPPDAYRRTFRAVR